A DNA window from Helianthus annuus cultivar XRQ/B chromosome 15, HanXRQr2.0-SUNRISE, whole genome shotgun sequence contains the following coding sequences:
- the LOC118487519 gene encoding uncharacterized protein LOC118487519, which yields MSNVNRNNYNIWAIRIKAVFKVHGIQQALEPGEKEVDAKKDDMAVALLLQAIPEELVFQVAQFQTAKEIWEALKTRYVGVERVREAKLEQLENEFESLKMKETETVDSYAGRISQLVTKAASLGTTYENRKLTRKLLGSVPAKYVPIVASIEKFADLKTMTFQEAIGRLKTFEDRIKGIESLAQGCPDRMKKQDEANLAKNDDFDPSLFMMRCDQETVFLNEEWVNPKRFETEPMEKDTWYLDNGASNHMTGNRAYFFELNERVTGKVKFGDGSCIDIRGKRSVLLEGKKGRSVC from the exons ATGTCCAATGTTAACCGAAACAATTACAACATCTGGGCGATTCGTATCAAGGCAGTATTCAAGGTTCATGGAATACAACAAGCTTTAGAACCAGGCGAAAAGGAGGTAGATGCCAAAAAGGATGACATGGCAGTTGCACTTCTACTTCAAGCAATACCTGAAGAGCTCGTGTTTCAAGTAGCTCAGTTTCAGACTGCAAAGGAAATCTGGGAAGCGTTGAAGACACGGTATGTTGGGGTTGAACGGGTTCGAGAGGCAAAACTTGAGCAACTGGAAAATGAGTTCGAATCCTTGAAGATGAAAGAAACAGAGACAGTTGATTCTTACGCGGGCAGAATAAGTCAGTTGGTTACCAAGGCGGCCAGTTTGGGAACCACCTATGAAAATAGAAAGCTAACCAGAAAGTTATTAGGCTCAGTTCCAGCAAAGTATGTTCCAATTGTAGCTTCAATTGAAAAATTTGCAGATTTGAAGACTATGACGTTTCAGGAAGCGATTGGTAGACTGAAGACGTTCGAAGATAGGATTAAGGGTATCGAGTCTTTAGCTCAAG GATGTCCGGATCGTATGAAGAAACAAGATGAAGCTAACTTAGCTAAAAACGATGATTTTGATCCATCATTATTCATGATGAGATGTGATCAAGAGACGGTTTTTCTAAATGAAGAATGGGTGAATCCAAAGCGTTTCGAGACTGAGCCAATGGAGAAAGATACTTGGTATCTCGACAACGGAGCATCGAATCACATGACGGGTAATCGAGCTTATTTCTTTGAACTTAATGAACGTGTCACGGGAAAGGTGAAGTTTGGAGATGGATCTTGTATTGATATACGGGGAAAGAGATCAGTATTACTTGAAGGGAAAAAGGGGAGAAGCGTCTGTTAA